The window CCCAGTCGCTGGCCATCGTCGAATATCTCGACGAGCTGCATCCGCAGCCGCTGCTGCTGCCGGGCGACGCGCTCGAGCGTGCCTACGTGCGCGCGCTGGCGCTGGAGATCGCCTGCGACATCCATCCGCTCAACAACCTGCGCGTGCTGAAATACCTGAAGCACACGCTGGGTGTGTCGGAGGAGGCCAAGGACGGCTGGTACCGGCACTGGATCGAGCAGGGTTTCGCCGCGCTGGAGATCGCCCTGGCGCGCAGCGGCCGCGTCGGGCGCTTCTGCCTGGGCGACACGCCTACGCTGGCCGATGTCTGCCTGGCCCCGCAGGTCTTCAACGCCCAGCGCTTCAACGTCGACCTGGCGCCGTTCCCGACCGTCGCACGGATCCACGAGGCGTGCATGGCGTTGCCGGCGTTCCAGAACGCCGCGCCCAAGGCCCAGCCCGACGCGGAGTAGGCGGAGCGGGCGCAGCAGGTGGGGCGACCGGCAGGTGCGGCACCTGACGGAAGTCCGATAAAAAACCCGGCAGCTGCCGGGTTTTTTATCGGGGGCGTGCCGGAGCGCCGGTTTCAGCCCAGCAGCGCGTCGGCGAACTCTTCGGCCTTGAACGGCTGCAGATCCTCGACCTTCTCGCCCACGCCGATGAAATAGACCGGCACCGGGCGCTGTCGCGCGATGGCGGCGAGGATGCCGCCCTTGGCGGTGCCGTCCAGCTTGGTCACCAGCAGGCCGGTCAGGCCCAGCGCATCGTCGAAGGCGCGCACCTGGGCCAGCGCGTTCTGGCCTGTGTTGGCGTCGATCACCAGCAGCACCTCGTGCGGCGCCGTCGGCATGGCCTTGGCGATGACGCGCCGGACCTTCTTCAGCTCTTCCATCAGGTGCAGCTGCGTGGGCAGGCGCCCCGCGGTATCGGCCATCACGATGTCGATGCCGCGCGCGCGCGCCGCGTTGACGGCGTCGAAGATCACGGCCGCGGGGTCGCCGCTTTCCTGCGCCACCACCGTGACATTGTTGCGCTCGCCCCAGATCGTCAGCTGCTCCCGCGCGGCGGCGCGGAAGGTGTCGCCGGCGGCCAGCAGCACCGACTGCCCGTAGTGCTGGAAGTGCTTGCACAGCTTGCCGATGCTGGTGGTCTTGCCGGCGCCGTTGACACCCGCGATCATCATCACCAGCGGCTGTTCGCGGCCCAGCTCCATGGTCTTCTCGAGCGGACGCAGCAGGTCGGTCAGCAGCGTGCGCAGCGCGGCCTTGACGCCTTCGGCATCCTCGATGCGCTCGTTCTTGACGCGGCGGCGCAGCTCGCCCAGCAGGTACTCGGTCGCTTCGACGCCGGCATCGGCCATCAGCAGCGCGGTTTCGAGTTCCTCGAACAGGGCCTCGTCGACCTTGACGCCGAGGAACAGCGTGCCGAGATTGCGGCTGGTCTTGGACAGGCCGGCGCGCAGCCGGCGCATCCAGCCCTGCCGGTCTTCCTGCGTGGGCACCGGCGGCAGGGTCAGTTCATAGGCGTCCGCCGTGGCCGCCGGCTCGGGAACCGGCGCGGGCACGGCGTGCGCCGGCAGGGTTTCCTGCGGCGTGGCGGGGGAGGGCGCAGGCGCGCTGGCGGGTGCCGGGGCGGGTGCGGGAGCCGCTTCCGCCTTGCGCTTCTTCCAGAAACTAAACATTGGGAAAGAGGTCAATAGCCCGGTAGAATCAATCGGCAAAATTCTATCAGACGGGGTCGCATGAACCACTGCGCTGTCAAGTTCCGGACGGGCGCCGCCCGTGCCGCATCCACCCGTTCCCAGGCGTTTTCGGCGGCGGCCAGACGCAGGGCCCGGGGCCTCCTTCCCGCCCTGCTGATCGCGGCGTTGCCCTGGTGCCTGCCTGCCGCGCACGCGCAGGACGCGCCGCAGCAGAAGGCCACCGTCCCGGCGGCATCCGCCACGGCGCCATCGAGCGCCGGCATCACCGAGTTCAAGCTCGCCAACGGGCTGCGCGTGATCGTCAAGGAAGACCATCGCGCACCAACGGTGATGCAGCAGGTCTGGTACCACGTGGGCGGCATGGATGAAGTGACCGGTACCCTGGGCCTGTCGCACATGCTCGAGCACATGATGTTCAAGGGCACGCCCAAGGTCGGGCCGGGCGAGTTCTCCAAGCAGATCGCCGCACTCGGCGGCCGCGAGAACGCCATGACCACGCGCGACTTCACGCTCTACTACCAGCAGATCGGCAAGCAGTACCTGCCCAAGGTGATGGAGCTGGAGGCCGACCGCATGGCGAACCTGATCATCAAGAAGAGCGACTTCGACAGCGAGATGAAGGTGGTGATGGAAGAGCGGCGCATGCGCATCGATGACTCCGCGCGCGGCACCGTCTACGAGCAGTTGCTGGCCACTGTGTACACGGCGGCGCCGTACCGCCATCCGACCATCGGCTGGATGAACGACCTGGTCAATATGCGCGTGGAAGACGTGCAGGCCTGGTATCACCAGTGGTACGCGCCCAACAACGCCATCCTGGTCGTCGCCGGCGACGTCGATCCCGCCCAGGTGCGGTTGCTGGCCGAGCGCACCTACGGCAGGCTCAAGCCGCACGCGCTGCCGCTGCGCAAGAACCAGATCGAAGCGCCGCAGATCGGCGTCAAGCGCATCTGGGTCAAGGCGCCGGCCGAGAATCCCTACGTGGTGATGGCCTACAAGGTGCCGCGCCTGCACGACGTGGAGAAGGACGTCGATCCCTACGCGCTCGAGGTGCTGTCGGCGGTGCTGAACGGCTACGACAATGCCCGCCTGCCGCGCGAGCTGGTGCGCGAGCAGCGGCTGGCCGATGATGTCAACGTCGGCTACGACAGCATCAACCGCGGCGAATCCCTCTTCGTACTCGACGGCACCCCGGCGAAGGGACACACCACCGAGGAGATCCAGCGTGCGCTGATCGAGCAGGTCCAGCGCATCGCCAAGAGCGGCGTCTCGCCCGAGGAGCTCAAGCGCGTCAAGGCGCAGGTGGTGGCCGGGCAGATCTACAAGCGCGACTCCGTCGCCGGGCAGGGCATGGAGATCGGTGTGGCGGAGATGTCGGGCCTGTCCTGGCGCGACCTGGACCGCATGCTGGAACGGATCAAGGCCGTCACGCCCGAGCAGGTGCAGGCCGTCGCCGCCAAATACTTCAGCGATGACAACCTGACCGTGGCCACCCTGTTGCCGCAGCCGATCGACCCCAACAAGCCCAAGGTCGCGCTTCCCGCCGATCTGCACTGAGGAGCCACGATGCACTTGTCCGTCCCGGCGCTTCGGTCGCCGCAAATGTCCCGCTGGCTGCGCCAGGCCGCCATGGCCACCGCTGGCGCGCTGGCCCTGTTCGGCACCACGGTGGCGCAGGCAGCGCTGCCCATCGAGCACTGGACCGCCGCCACCGGCGCGCAGGTCTATTTCGTGCCGAGCCCGTCGATTCCGATGCTGGACATCAACGTCGACTTCGATGCGGGCAGCCGCTACGATCCGGCCGGCAAGTCCGGCCTCGCCACCCTGGCGGCGGCGCTGCTGGATAAGGGGGCGGCGGCGGCCGAAGGCCAGCCGGCACGCAACGAGGCGCAGATCGCCGACGCTTTCGCCGATACCGGTGCCGGCTTCGGCGGCTCGGCCGGCGGCGATCGGGGCGGCATCGGCCTGCGTACGCTGACGGCGCAGCCGGAGCTGAAGCAGTCGGTCGACCTGGCAGCGCAACTGATCCATGCGCCGACCTATCCCGATGCCGTGGTAGCGCGCGAGAAGCAGCGCCTGATCACGGCCATCCGCGAGGGGGATGCCCGTCCCGAGGTGATCGCCGACAAGCGCCTGTCCAAGGCGGTCTATCCCAGCCATCCCTATGGCGTGACGGCAACCGAGGCCTCGGTCAACGCCATCACGCGCGAGGACATCCTGCGTTTCTGGCGCGATAACTACGCCGCCTCGCGCGCCGTGGTCACGCTGATCGGCGCCATCGACCGCAAGCAGGCCGAGGCCATTGCCGAGCAGCTTACGCGCGGCCTGCCGGCTGGCGCCGCGCCGCCGACGATGCCGTCGGTGCAGATGGCCATCCCCGCCAGCGAACAGCGCATTCCCCACGCGGCGCAGCAGGCCACCGTACTGCTCGGCCAGCCGGCAATCGCGCGCGGCGACCCCGACTACTTCGCGCTGCTGGTGGGCAACTACGTGCTCGGCGGCGGCGGCTTCAGTTCGCGGCTGACCAATGAGGTGCGCGAGAAGCGCGGCCTGACCTACGACGTGGAGAGCTATTTCGCGCCGAGCAAGCAGCCGGGACCGTTCGCCGTCAGCCTGCAGACCAAGAAGGCGCAGACCGACGAGGCATTGGCGCTGGTGCGCAAGGTGCTGACGGACTTCGTGGCCGAAGGCCCGACCGACCTGGAGCTGAAGGCGGCCAAGGACAACCTGGTCAACGGCTTCCCGCTGCGCATCGACAACAACCGCAAGCTGCTGACCAATGTGGCTAATATCGGCTGGTACGGCTTGCCGCTGGACTACCTCGACACCTGGACCGCGCAGATCGCCAAGGTTTCGCGCGAGCAGGTCAAGCAGGCCTTCCAACGCCACGTGCATCCCGATGCCATGGCGACCGTGATCGTCGGCGGGCCGAACTGATCACACGCCGCGGCCGGCGGGCCGCGGCCGCAGGCTCTACAATCACGGGATGAATTCGCGTTCCCGTCCTCCTGCTGCTTCTGGCATGCCGCCCGCTTCGCGCGGGCGGCGTGCTTCCGCCTCCCTGAACACCCCAGCGGCGCCGCGCCGTACGCCGGCACAGGTCCGCATCATCGGCGGGCGCTGGAAGCGCACGCCGCTGCCCGTGCTGGAGGCCGAAGGACTGCGGCCCACCCCCGACCGCGTGCGCGAGACCCTGTTCAACTGGCTCGGGCAGGACCTGACCGGGCTGAGCTGCCTGGACCTGTTCGCGGGCTCCGGCGCGCTCGGCTTCGAGGCCGCTTCCCGCGGCGCAGCACAGGTCACGCTGGTCGAGGCCAATCCGCGCGTGGCCAAGCAGCTGCGTGACAACCAGTACCGCCTGGATGCGGCGCAGGTCCGCGTCATCCAGGGCGATGCCTTTGCCGTGGCGGCCGGCATGCCCACCGCCGGGTTCGACGTGGTCTTCCTCGACCCGCCCTTCGCCGAGGACTGGCTTGGGCCGGCGCTGGAGCATGCCGCGCGGCTGTCGCGGCCCGGCGGGCTAGTCTATGTCGAGACGGACCGCGCGCTCACCGGGCCCCAGGCGCCGGTGCCGGCCAGCCTGGAACTGGTGCGCCAGGCCCGTGCCGGTGCCGTGCATTTCCACCTGCTGGTGCATCGCGGCTGAGCCTGCATGGCGGAACGTCCGACATCGGCGTGCCGCGCGCGCCGCAAATTGTTGCCGGGCCGGCAATGGCCTCTTCTGCTGCGCTGCCGCGAAACAGTCGGCCAGGCGGCTTCCAAGCGGCGGATTTAGCGTTACACTACGCCGCTGTCGCTAACGCTCGCCACGCAGCAACACATTCCACTGGCCCGGGACAGGGCCGGCAGCGGGCAGAACAAGGAGGAAGTATGGTCGTCGCGGTCTATCCCGGCACGTTCGATCCCATGACCCGAGGCCACGAGGATCTCGTGCGCCGTGCCTCGAACATCTTCGACGAACTGGTGGTAGGGGTTGCCCACAGCCCCAACAAGCGTCCGTTCTTTTCGCTGGAAGAACGCATCGGCATTGCGCGCGAGGTGCTGGGCCACTATCCCAACGTGCGCGTCGAGGGTTTCTCGGGCCTGCTCAAGGACTTCGTGCGCAAGAACAATGCGCGCGTGATCGTGCGGGGCCTGCGTGCCGTTTCCGACTTCGAGTACGAGTTCCAGATGGCGGGCATGAACCGCTACCTGCTGCCCGACGTCGAGACCATGTTCCTGACGCCGTCCGACCAGTACCAGTTCATCTCCGGCACCTTCGTGCGTGAGATCGCCGTGCTGGGCGGGGACGTCAGCAAGTTCGTCTTCCCCTCGGTCGAACGCTGGCTGCAGCAGAAGATCGGCAAGACGGAATAAAATACGAATTTGAGACGGCGCAGCCAGCCCGGCGTGTCCGTCGTGCTGGAAAGGAAATGCCATGGCGCTGATGATCACCGACGACTGCATCAACTGCGACGTTTGTGAGCCCGAGTGCCCAAACGAAGCCATATCGATGGGGCCGGAGATCTATGAGATCGACCCCAACAA of the Cupriavidus malaysiensis genome contains:
- the maiA gene encoding maleylacetoacetate isomerase; translation: MLQLYSYFRSSASFRVRIALQLKGLPYDYVPVHLLKDGGQQLKPEYRALNADALVPTLVDGDHALTQSLAIVEYLDELHPQPLLLPGDALERAYVRALALEIACDIHPLNNLRVLKYLKHTLGVSEEAKDGWYRHWIEQGFAALEIALARSGRVGRFCLGDTPTLADVCLAPQVFNAQRFNVDLAPFPTVARIHEACMALPAFQNAAPKAQPDAE
- the coaD gene encoding pantetheine-phosphate adenylyltransferase, with protein sequence MVVAVYPGTFDPMTRGHEDLVRRASNIFDELVVGVAHSPNKRPFFSLEERIGIAREVLGHYPNVRVEGFSGLLKDFVRKNNARVIVRGLRAVSDFEYEFQMAGMNRYLLPDVETMFLTPSDQYQFISGTFVREIAVLGGDVSKFVFPSVERWLQQKIGKTE
- a CDS encoding M16 family metallopeptidase, translated to MNHCAVKFRTGAARAASTRSQAFSAAARRRARGLLPALLIAALPWCLPAAHAQDAPQQKATVPAASATAPSSAGITEFKLANGLRVIVKEDHRAPTVMQQVWYHVGGMDEVTGTLGLSHMLEHMMFKGTPKVGPGEFSKQIAALGGRENAMTTRDFTLYYQQIGKQYLPKVMELEADRMANLIIKKSDFDSEMKVVMEERRMRIDDSARGTVYEQLLATVYTAAPYRHPTIGWMNDLVNMRVEDVQAWYHQWYAPNNAILVVAGDVDPAQVRLLAERTYGRLKPHALPLRKNQIEAPQIGVKRIWVKAPAENPYVVMAYKVPRLHDVEKDVDPYALEVLSAVLNGYDNARLPRELVREQRLADDVNVGYDSINRGESLFVLDGTPAKGHTTEEIQRALIEQVQRIAKSGVSPEELKRVKAQVVAGQIYKRDSVAGQGMEIGVAEMSGLSWRDLDRMLERIKAVTPEQVQAVAAKYFSDDNLTVATLLPQPIDPNKPKVALPADLH
- a CDS encoding M16 family metallopeptidase — encoded protein: MSRWLRQAAMATAGALALFGTTVAQAALPIEHWTAATGAQVYFVPSPSIPMLDINVDFDAGSRYDPAGKSGLATLAAALLDKGAAAAEGQPARNEAQIADAFADTGAGFGGSAGGDRGGIGLRTLTAQPELKQSVDLAAQLIHAPTYPDAVVAREKQRLITAIREGDARPEVIADKRLSKAVYPSHPYGVTATEASVNAITREDILRFWRDNYAASRAVVTLIGAIDRKQAEAIAEQLTRGLPAGAAPPTMPSVQMAIPASEQRIPHAAQQATVLLGQPAIARGDPDYFALLVGNYVLGGGGFSSRLTNEVREKRGLTYDVESYFAPSKQPGPFAVSLQTKKAQTDEALALVRKVLTDFVAEGPTDLELKAAKDNLVNGFPLRIDNNRKLLTNVANIGWYGLPLDYLDTWTAQIAKVSREQVKQAFQRHVHPDAMATVIVGGPN
- the rsmD gene encoding 16S rRNA (guanine(966)-N(2))-methyltransferase RsmD, with the translated sequence MNSRSRPPAASGMPPASRGRRASASLNTPAAPRRTPAQVRIIGGRWKRTPLPVLEAEGLRPTPDRVRETLFNWLGQDLTGLSCLDLFAGSGALGFEAASRGAAQVTLVEANPRVAKQLRDNQYRLDAAQVRVIQGDAFAVAAGMPTAGFDVVFLDPPFAEDWLGPALEHAARLSRPGGLVYVETDRALTGPQAPVPASLELVRQARAGAVHFHLLVHRG
- the ftsY gene encoding signal recognition particle-docking protein FtsY, with the translated sequence MFSFWKKRKAEAAPAPAPAPASAPAPSPATPQETLPAHAVPAPVPEPAATADAYELTLPPVPTQEDRQGWMRRLRAGLSKTSRNLGTLFLGVKVDEALFEELETALLMADAGVEATEYLLGELRRRVKNERIEDAEGVKAALRTLLTDLLRPLEKTMELGREQPLVMMIAGVNGAGKTTSIGKLCKHFQHYGQSVLLAAGDTFRAAAREQLTIWGERNNVTVVAQESGDPAAVIFDAVNAARARGIDIVMADTAGRLPTQLHLMEELKKVRRVIAKAMPTAPHEVLLVIDANTGQNALAQVRAFDDALGLTGLLVTKLDGTAKGGILAAIARQRPVPVYFIGVGEKVEDLQPFKAEEFADALLG